One part of the Georgfuchsia toluolica genome encodes these proteins:
- the phoU gene encoding phosphate signaling complex protein PhoU: MALMSEHVSKKFDSELEELRSRVMQMGGLVETQISHAVEAFMNGDKDGFERVIADDHQVNAFEVSIDDDCAHLIARRQPTAGDLRMVMAVSKIVTDLERIGDEADKIARMGRQIYQRDHLLVPRLNDVRIMGDAGVRMLRDVLDAFVRLDPVAAARIVREDKTVDENFRSFLRVLITYMMEDPRTISTVLDIVFVSKALERIGDHVKNIAESVIYIVKGKNVRHIGIDQLEREALSDGTQS, translated from the coding sequence ATGGCACTTATGTCCGAACACGTATCGAAAAAATTCGATTCCGAACTGGAAGAGCTGCGCTCGCGCGTGATGCAGATGGGCGGCCTGGTCGAAACCCAGATCAGCCACGCCGTGGAAGCCTTCATGAACGGCGACAAGGATGGCTTTGAGCGGGTCATTGCCGATGACCACCAGGTCAACGCCTTCGAAGTCAGCATCGACGACGACTGCGCCCACCTCATCGCGCGCCGCCAGCCGACCGCCGGCGACCTGCGCATGGTGATGGCGGTGAGCAAGATTGTGACTGATCTGGAGCGCATTGGCGACGAGGCCGACAAGATTGCGCGCATGGGGCGCCAGATCTACCAGCGCGACCATCTGCTGGTGCCGCGTCTCAATGATGTTCGCATCATGGGCGATGCCGGCGTGCGCATGCTGCGCGACGTGCTTGACGCTTTCGTGCGCCTCGATCCGGTCGCAGCAGCGCGCATCGTGCGTGAGGACAAGACGGTGGATGAAAACTTCCGCAGCTTTTTGCGTGTGCTGATCACCTACATGATGGAAGACCCGCGCACCATATCGACTGTGCTCGACATCGTCTTTGTCTCGAAAGCCCTGGAGCGCATCGGCGATCACGTCAAGAACATCGCCGAGAGTGTGATCTACATCGTCAAGGGCAAGAATGTGCGGCATATCGGCATCGATCAGCTTGAGCGCGAAGCGCTGTCAGATGGAACTCAATCATGA
- the phoR gene encoding phosphate regulon sensor histidine kinase PhoR — protein sequence MNFWNSLFLRLLLGALPCMVIGVFFGITAALIMACLLLLIAVILHWRLLNQLRKWLQSPATETVPDASGAWGQVFADLYRAQRDQERSRANLAASLERFREAAGALPDGVIMLDSENRIDWFNPAAQAQFGLDPGRDGGTLVTNLLRQPGFAEYIGGSNFSEPLLLRSVPSDARVFSVVVIPFAVSNRLLLSRDVSQIERVETMRRDFVANVSHELRTPLTVVLGFLEHLVHDPGMDPATRANFTNMLHDQAQRMNRLVGDLLTLSKLENRQQPLPGEVVDMPALIAALVEDGRALSNGKHVFEVQDEAGNLLGSVNELRSAFGNLVSNAVRYTPAGGIIKLRWHTENGAPVFSVADNGIGIAAEHLPRLTERFYRVDKGRSAQTGGTGLGLAIVKHALLNHQARLEIDSALGAGSTFKAVFPAARLIVSASLAA from the coding sequence ATGAACTTCTGGAACTCGCTGTTCCTGCGGCTGCTGCTGGGCGCCTTGCCCTGTATGGTGATCGGCGTCTTCTTCGGCATCACGGCGGCATTGATAATGGCCTGCCTGCTGTTGCTGATTGCCGTGATATTGCATTGGCGTCTGCTCAACCAGTTGCGCAAGTGGCTGCAATCGCCGGCTACCGAGACCGTACCCGATGCCAGTGGCGCCTGGGGTCAGGTGTTCGCCGACCTCTATCGCGCCCAGCGCGATCAGGAACGCAGCCGTGCCAATCTTGCTGCCTCGCTGGAGCGGTTCCGCGAAGCGGCGGGTGCCTTGCCCGATGGCGTGATCATGCTCGACAGCGAGAACCGCATCGACTGGTTCAACCCGGCGGCACAGGCGCAGTTCGGCCTCGATCCCGGGCGCGACGGCGGCACGCTGGTGACGAATCTGCTGCGCCAGCCGGGTTTTGCCGAATATATCGGCGGTAGTAATTTCAGTGAACCGCTGTTGCTGCGTTCGGTGCCATCCGATGCGCGCGTGTTCTCCGTCGTCGTGATCCCGTTTGCGGTGAGCAACCGGCTGCTGCTGTCGCGCGATGTGTCGCAAATCGAGCGCGTCGAAACCATGCGCCGCGACTTTGTCGCCAACGTATCGCATGAATTGCGCACGCCGCTGACCGTGGTGCTCGGCTTTCTTGAACACCTCGTACACGACCCCGGCATGGATCCGGCGACGCGGGCGAATTTCACCAATATGTTGCACGATCAGGCGCAGCGTATGAATCGCCTGGTCGGCGACCTGCTCACGTTGTCGAAACTGGAAAATCGTCAGCAACCCCTGCCCGGGGAAGTGGTCGACATGCCGGCCCTGATTGCGGCGCTGGTCGAGGATGGCCGCGCCCTGAGCAATGGGAAACATGTATTCGAAGTACAGGATGAGGCTGGCAACCTGCTGGGTAGCGTCAATGAACTGCGCAGTGCCTTCGGCAACCTTGTCAGCAACGCCGTGCGCTATACACCGGCGGGAGGCATCATCAAGCTGCGCTGGCACACCGAGAATGGAGCACCGGTGTTCAGTGTCGCCGATAACGGCATCGGTATCGCGGCCGAGCACCTGCCCCGGCTCACGGAACGTTTCTATCGTGTCGACAAAGGGCGCTCGGCGCAGACCGGCGGTACCGGCCTGGGACTGGCGATCGTCAAGCATGCCCTGCTCAACCATCAGGCGCGGTTGGAAATCGATTCGGCTCTCGGTGCGGGCAGTACGTTCAAAGCCGTGTTTCCTGCCGCAAGGCTGATTGTTTCAGCAAGTCTGGCAGCCTGA
- the pstB gene encoding phosphate ABC transporter ATP-binding protein PstB yields the protein MQESAADLKAQIVFRDFNFFYGKYRALRNINLDIYQRKVTAFIGPSGCGKSTLLRTMNRMYDLYPEQRAEGQLLLDGTNILERGTDLNALRARVGMVFQKPTPFPMSIYENIAFGVRLHERLSRVEMDERVEWSLKKAALWGEVQDKLGQSGMSLSGGQQQRLCIARGIAVKPQVLLLDEPTSALDPISTMRIEELVSELKDEFTIAIVTHNMQQAARVSDFTAYMYLGELVEFGRTDDIFIKPRDKRTEDYITGRFG from the coding sequence ATGCAGGAGTCGGCAGCCGATTTGAAGGCGCAGATTGTATTCAGGGACTTCAATTTCTTTTACGGCAAATATCGGGCGTTGCGCAACATCAACCTCGACATTTATCAGCGCAAGGTGACGGCCTTCATCGGTCCGTCCGGCTGCGGCAAATCCACGCTGCTAAGGACCATGAACCGCATGTACGACCTGTATCCCGAGCAGCGCGCCGAGGGACAACTGCTGCTGGACGGCACCAACATCCTGGAACGCGGCACCGATCTCAACGCGCTGCGTGCGCGGGTCGGCATGGTGTTCCAGAAGCCGACGCCGTTTCCAATGTCGATTTATGAAAACATCGCCTTCGGCGTGCGTCTGCATGAACGGCTGTCGCGTGTCGAAATGGACGAGCGCGTCGAATGGTCGCTGAAGAAGGCGGCGCTGTGGGGCGAGGTGCAAGACAAGCTGGGCCAGAGCGGCATGAGCCTGTCGGGCGGCCAGCAGCAGCGCCTGTGCATCGCGCGCGGCATCGCGGTCAAGCCGCAGGTGCTGTTGCTCGACGAGCCGACCTCGGCGCTGGATCCTATCTCGACCATGCGCATCGAAGAACTGGTGAGCGAGCTCAAGGATGAGTTCACGATTGCCATCGTTACCCACAATATGCAGCAGGCGGCGCGCGTTTCCGACTTTACCGCCTACATGTATCTGGGCGAACTGGTCGAGTTCGGCCGCACCGATGACATTTTCATCAAACCGCGCGACAAGCGGACTGAAGACTACATAACCGGCCGTTTCGGCTAG
- a CDS encoding class I SAM-dependent methyltransferase yields MSPPPPLALREELREKRFSTIWKRDLHDIFVDVAPYYDRANFVASLGLWNWFRSSFMATIPVAPDLRVLDVCAGTNAVGIALLKREPNLKVHAIDRSEAMQTVGRQRAEALGLHIDSTICDVHTIPFPDNYFDRVTLQYATRHLRVEEIFKEIRRVLKPGGSFHHCDMLRPGSPTVEKLYYGYLRSCLAITGLLFRSGTAAMNAKKYFIDALEMFYSADELSEVLRRQGFCDVSAKTLLAGMIGFHRAVKPQP; encoded by the coding sequence ATGAGCCCTCCACCCCCACTCGCACTGCGCGAGGAGTTGCGCGAAAAGCGCTTTTCAACCATCTGGAAGCGGGATTTACACGATATCTTTGTCGATGTGGCGCCTTATTATGACCGCGCCAATTTTGTCGCCAGCCTTGGATTATGGAACTGGTTCCGCTCCAGCTTCATGGCGACCATTCCTGTCGCTCCGGATCTGAGGGTGCTGGATGTCTGTGCCGGCACTAATGCTGTCGGTATTGCATTGCTGAAGCGCGAACCCAACCTCAAGGTGCATGCCATTGATCGTAGCGAGGCAATGCAGACGGTGGGTCGGCAGCGAGCGGAGGCCTTGGGTCTGCACATCGACAGCACGATTTGCGATGTGCATACGATTCCCTTTCCTGACAATTATTTCGACCGGGTCACGCTGCAATATGCGACGCGGCACCTTCGCGTTGAAGAGATATTCAAGGAAATTCGCCGCGTACTCAAGCCGGGTGGGAGCTTCCACCATTGCGACATGCTGCGGCCGGGCAGTCCTACCGTCGAGAAACTCTATTATGGATATCTGCGCAGCTGCCTTGCGATTACCGGCCTGTTGTTCAGGAGCGGCACTGCCGCGATGAACGCCAAGAAATATTTTATCGACGCGCTGGAGATGTTCTATTCGGCGGATGAGCTGTCCGAAGTGTTGCGCCGACAGGGTTTCTGCGATGTATCGGCAAAAACCCTGCTGGCCGGCATGATTGGATTTCACCGTGCGGTAAAACCCCAGCCTTGA
- the arsA gene encoding arsenical pump-driving ATPase → MALPNVETRYLFFTGKGGVGKTSLSCATGLVLADAGKQVLIVSTDPASNLDEVLGVTLGQTPTAIPGATGLYALNIDPEAAAQAYRERMVAPYRGVLPPAAIQSMEEQFSGACTVEIAAFDEFSKLLGDPAATAQFDHVIFDTAPTGHTLRLLTLPSAWDEFISTSTGGASCLGPLAGLEKQKALYAATVARLSSPMETTVILVTRPEAASLKEANRTRNELADLGVRNMHLVINGLFFTPNHEDAIADAMSSRAAQALAQMPEALAELPGTTIPFLPRGTVGLESLRLMTHAEIPAVPENANGIPHTELPSELKPLIEEIAKVGHGVIMTMGKGGVGKTTVAASIALALAKRGSRVILSTTDPAAHVASAINGAVPGLTVTRIDPEVEVAKYTREVVEKAGKSLDASGLAMLEEDLRSPCTEEIAVFRAFARTVHSGKEGFVVLDTAPTGHTILLLDAAEAYHREVMRTQGDMPESVRELLPRLRDKDYTHVLIVTLPEATPVHEAERLQGDLTRAGIKPFAWVINQSLLASGTKDPLLAQRGAYEVPFIRRVVDGLATRSALILWFAEAPVGLAGLSQLFS, encoded by the coding sequence CTTGGACAAACACCAACAGCGATTCCGGGTGCGACTGGTCTCTACGCGCTGAATATCGACCCTGAGGCCGCTGCTCAAGCCTATCGGGAACGCATGGTGGCTCCGTACCGCGGGGTGCTGCCGCCGGCAGCCATACAGAGCATGGAAGAACAGTTCTCGGGCGCTTGCACTGTCGAAATCGCGGCGTTTGACGAGTTCTCCAAACTGCTGGGCGACCCCGCTGCGACGGCACAATTCGACCATGTGATTTTTGATACGGCACCCACTGGGCATACGCTGAGATTGCTTACGCTGCCATCGGCTTGGGATGAATTCATCTCCACTTCCACCGGTGGCGCTTCATGTCTTGGTCCCCTTGCCGGTCTCGAAAAACAGAAAGCCCTGTACGCAGCAACCGTGGCGCGATTGTCCAGTCCGATGGAAACCACGGTCATCCTGGTGACTCGTCCCGAGGCAGCATCCCTCAAAGAGGCGAACCGTACCCGAAACGAATTGGCGGACCTGGGTGTCCGGAATATGCATCTGGTCATCAACGGATTGTTCTTTACTCCGAACCATGAAGATGCAATTGCCGACGCCATGTCATCCCGCGCCGCACAGGCCTTGGCTCAAATGCCGGAAGCGCTCGCTGAGTTGCCAGGTACGACAATTCCATTTCTTCCTCGCGGAACAGTCGGTCTCGAATCATTACGCTTGATGACTCATGCGGAAATTCCAGCAGTTCCAGAAAATGCAAATGGAATTCCCCACACGGAATTGCCGTCGGAACTAAAGCCATTAATCGAAGAAATCGCCAAAGTTGGCCATGGAGTCATCATGACCATGGGCAAGGGTGGCGTTGGCAAAACCACCGTCGCCGCTTCGATTGCGCTGGCACTGGCGAAGCGGGGCAGCAGGGTCATCCTGTCGACGACTGACCCGGCGGCGCATGTGGCATCGGCGATAAATGGCGCAGTTCCCGGCCTGACCGTCACCCGCATTGATCCGGAAGTCGAAGTGGCCAAGTACACCCGGGAGGTGGTGGAGAAAGCCGGGAAGAGTCTCGATGCCTCCGGGTTGGCCATGCTCGAAGAGGATCTGCGTTCGCCCTGCACGGAGGAAATTGCAGTCTTCCGCGCCTTTGCTCGAACAGTACACAGCGGCAAGGAAGGATTCGTCGTTCTGGATACTGCACCGACAGGGCACACCATCCTGCTACTCGACGCCGCCGAGGCATATCACCGCGAGGTGATGCGTACTCAAGGCGACATGCCGGAGTCAGTGCGAGAGCTGTTGCCCCGGTTGCGCGACAAGGACTACACCCATGTCCTGATTGTGACGTTGCCGGAAGCTACTCCCGTCCATGAAGCGGAGCGTTTGCAGGGCGACTTGACGCGGGCTGGTATCAAGCCTTTTGCCTGGGTGATCAATCAATCGTTATTGGCGAGCGGCACCAAGGATCCGCTACTTGCTCAGCGAGGCGCTTATGAGGTGCCTTTTATCAGGCGCGTGGTCGATGGACTTGCCACACGTAGCGCATTAATTCTGTGGTTCGCTGAGGCACCTGTTGGCTTGGCAGGACTTTCTCAACTGTTTAGTTAA
- the pstC gene encoding phosphate ABC transporter permease PstC — translation MSPTPRRPFGDILFFNLTRFFALATLLMLIGIIISLFIGAMPAIRQFGWTFLWTGDWNPPMEKFGALIPIYGTLATSLVALVIAVPISFGIALFLTELSPPWLRRPLGIAIELLAGIPSIVYGMWGLLVFAPIFGKYVQPALANTLGNVPLLGKLFEGAPLGIGILCAGVILAVMTIPFIASVMRDVFEVTPAMLKESAYALGATTWEVVWNIVLPYTKVGVVGGIMLGLGRALGETMAVTFLIGNMNFFNGFSLFLPGNSIASALANEFAEAESEIYTASLIELGLILFFITLVVLACSKLMLMRLSAAEGSKT, via the coding sequence GTGAGCCCAACTCCCCGGCGTCCTTTCGGCGATATCCTGTTTTTCAACCTGACGCGATTTTTCGCGCTGGCGACTTTGCTGATGCTGATTGGCATCATTATTTCCTTGTTCATCGGCGCGATGCCGGCGATCAGGCAATTTGGCTGGACTTTTCTCTGGACCGGCGACTGGAATCCGCCGATGGAGAAATTCGGTGCGTTGATTCCGATCTACGGCACGCTGGCGACATCGCTGGTGGCCCTGGTGATCGCGGTGCCGATCAGTTTCGGCATTGCCTTGTTTCTGACAGAACTTTCCCCCCCCTGGCTGCGTCGGCCGCTCGGTATTGCGATTGAGTTACTCGCCGGCATACCGAGCATTGTTTACGGCATGTGGGGTTTGCTGGTGTTCGCTCCCATCTTCGGCAAGTACGTGCAGCCGGCGTTGGCCAATACGCTGGGCAATGTTCCCCTGCTGGGTAAATTATTCGAAGGGGCGCCGCTGGGGATCGGGATCCTTTGCGCCGGGGTAATTCTTGCCGTAATGACGATTCCATTCATCGCCTCGGTGATGCGCGATGTGTTCGAGGTGACGCCGGCGATGCTCAAGGAGTCGGCCTACGCGCTTGGTGCGACGACCTGGGAAGTGGTGTGGAACATTGTGCTGCCCTATACCAAGGTGGGGGTTGTCGGCGGCATCATGCTCGGCCTCGGTCGTGCGCTGGGCGAGACCATGGCCGTCACTTTCCTGATCGGCAACATGAATTTCTTCAACGGATTTTCCTTGTTCCTGCCCGGCAACAGCATCGCTTCGGCGCTGGCGAACGAGTTTGCCGAAGCCGAATCCGAGATATATACGGCGTCGCTGATCGAACTGGGCCTGATCCTGTTTTTCATCACGCTGGTGGTTCTGGCCTGCTCCAAGCTGATGTTGATGCGCTTGTCGGCCGCAGAGGGAAGCAAGACATGA
- the secG gene encoding preprotein translocase subunit SecG, producing the protein MDFTYNFVLAIHILVGISVIGLVLIQHGKGADMGAAFGSGASGSLFGSSGSANFLSRATAVLAAVFFITSLSLSYIATNRPRAAGSVMDKAKVQVPVPLPAAPTAPAADSKAKEIPK; encoded by the coding sequence ATGGATTTTACATACAACTTCGTACTCGCCATTCACATTCTGGTTGGCATTTCCGTCATCGGGCTGGTACTGATTCAGCATGGCAAGGGTGCCGACATGGGGGCGGCTTTCGGCAGCGGTGCTTCCGGCAGCCTGTTCGGCTCCAGTGGCTCGGCCAATTTTCTGTCGCGCGCGACGGCGGTGCTGGCGGCGGTTTTTTTCATCACCAGCCTGTCGTTATCCTATATTGCCACCAATCGCCCGCGCGCTGCCGGCAGCGTGATGGACAAGGCCAAGGTGCAAGTACCGGTGCCGCTACCGGCTGCTCCGACGGCACCTGCCGCGGATTCGAAGGCCAAAGAAATTCCAAAATAA
- a CDS encoding diacylglycerol kinase, with product MDNATESPFKGKTGLRRVWNAFGYSLAGFSAAYRHEDAFRQEAWLALVLIPLALFLHVGSAASSIGKALMIGSVLLVLIVELLNSAIEAAVDRVSLENHHLAARAKDIGSAAVMVSLLNVVVIWGLVLFF from the coding sequence ATGGACAACGCTACTGAAAGTCCCTTCAAGGGCAAGACCGGCCTGCGCCGTGTCTGGAACGCCTTCGGCTATTCGCTGGCCGGCTTCTCTGCGGCCTATCGCCATGAAGATGCATTTCGCCAGGAGGCATGGCTGGCGCTGGTGTTGATTCCGCTCGCGCTGTTTCTACACGTTGGTAGCGCAGCGAGCAGCATCGGCAAGGCACTGATGATCGGCAGTGTGCTTCTCGTGCTGATTGTCGAACTGCTCAACTCAGCCATTGAGGCCGCTGTCGATCGCGTCTCACTGGAGAACCATCACCTCGCTGCGCGGGCCAAGGACATCGGCAGCGCCGCCGTCATGGTGTCGCTGCTGAATGTCGTCGTGATCTGGGGACTGGTGCTGTTCTTCTAA
- the phoB gene encoding phosphate regulon transcriptional regulator PhoB yields the protein MSTRVLVIEDDASIQEVLRYSLVQAGFNVQIVGSAEEAQTAVASVLPDVVLVDLMLPGMSGSVFARQLRQNPRTRELPMIMVTARADESDRVAGLEIGADDYLPKPFSPRELVARIRAVLRRRAPQHSGDLIELGRLKLDPSAHTVMLDSSEVEIGPTEYKLLHYLMSHPNRVFGRQQLLNAVWGDHRFIEERTVDVYVRRLRACLGDDGEELVETVRGVGYKMSTRVSPAQQQQ from the coding sequence ATGAGTACGCGTGTGCTGGTCATCGAAGACGATGCCTCGATCCAGGAAGTGCTGCGCTACTCACTGGTGCAGGCGGGGTTTAATGTGCAGATTGTGGGTTCGGCGGAAGAGGCCCAAACGGCGGTTGCCAGCGTGCTGCCCGATGTGGTGCTGGTGGACCTGATGCTGCCCGGCATGTCGGGCAGTGTCTTCGCGCGCCAGTTGCGGCAGAACCCGCGCACGCGCGAGTTGCCAATGATCATGGTGACGGCGCGCGCTGACGAAAGCGACCGTGTTGCGGGACTGGAGATTGGCGCCGATGATTACCTGCCCAAGCCATTCAGTCCGCGCGAACTGGTGGCGCGCATCCGTGCCGTGCTGCGCCGGCGCGCGCCGCAGCATAGCGGCGACCTCATCGAATTGGGCCGGCTCAAGCTCGATCCTTCGGCACATACGGTAATGCTTGACAGCAGCGAGGTCGAAATTGGCCCCACCGAATACAAGCTGCTGCATTACCTGATGTCGCATCCCAATCGCGTTTTCGGCCGCCAGCAACTGCTCAATGCGGTGTGGGGTGACCACCGCTTCATCGAGGAACGCACGGTGGATGTCTACGTACGACGGCTGCGCGCCTGCCTGGGCGACGATGGCGAGGAACTGGTCGAGACCGTGCGCGGTGTTGGATACAAGATGTCGACGCGGGTCAGCCCGGCACAGCAACAGCAATGA
- the pstS gene encoding phosphate ABC transporter substrate-binding protein PstS, whose translation MRNFRLISLAATAGLVFGSAQAVEVTGAGATFPAPIYAKWADAYQKATGNKINYQSIGSGGGIKQITAKTVDFGASDMPLKPEDLDKGGLMQFPAVIGGEVLVYNLPGVPSGKIKLTGPVLADIYLGKIVKWNDKALADLNPGVALPDQAIAVVRRADGSGTTFIFTNYLSKVSKEWKTKVGEGTAVQWPVGLGGKGNEGVSAFVQRIPGSLGYVEYAYAKQNKMTYTLLQNAAGNYPLPDDKTFKSAAAAADWTKSAFYAILTNQPEKDAWPISGATFIIMNKVQDKPEQGAEVLKFFEWAYKNGGQMALELDYVPLPESLVKLIHKSWTDIKDASGKPVWSGK comes from the coding sequence ATGCGCAATTTCAGATTGATTTCCCTGGCGGCGACCGCTGGTCTGGTGTTTGGCTCGGCCCAGGCCGTGGAAGTGACGGGCGCCGGGGCAACTTTTCCCGCCCCGATTTATGCAAAATGGGCCGATGCCTATCAAAAGGCCACCGGCAACAAGATCAACTACCAGTCGATCGGCTCCGGCGGCGGCATCAAGCAGATCACCGCCAAGACCGTCGATTTCGGCGCCTCCGACATGCCGCTCAAGCCGGAAGATCTCGACAAGGGTGGCCTGATGCAGTTCCCGGCCGTGATCGGCGGCGAAGTGCTGGTGTACAACCTGCCTGGCGTTCCGTCCGGCAAAATCAAGCTGACCGGCCCAGTGCTGGCCGACATTTATCTGGGCAAGATCGTCAAGTGGAACGACAAGGCGCTGGCCGACCTCAATCCAGGCGTGGCTCTTCCCGACCAGGCCATCGCTGTCGTGCGCCGTGCCGATGGTTCCGGCACGACTTTCATTTTTACCAACTACCTGTCCAAGGTCAGCAAAGAATGGAAAACCAAGGTTGGTGAAGGCACGGCCGTGCAATGGCCGGTGGGTCTCGGCGGCAAGGGCAACGAGGGCGTGTCGGCCTTCGTGCAGCGCATCCCGGGCTCGCTCGGTTATGTCGAGTACGCCTATGCCAAGCAGAACAAGATGACTTATACGCTGCTGCAAAATGCGGCCGGCAATTACCCGCTGCCCGACGATAAAACTTTCAAGTCGGCCGCGGCTGCCGCGGACTGGACCAAGTCTGCGTTCTACGCGATCCTGACCAACCAGCCGGAAAAGGATGCATGGCCGATTTCCGGCGCCACTTTCATCATTATGAACAAGGTACAGGACAAGCCGGAGCAGGGCGCGGAAGTGCTCAAGTTCTTTGAATGGGCCTACAAGAACGGTGGACAAATGGCGCTGGAACTCGATTATGTTCCTTTGCCCGAGAGCTTGGTCAAGCTGATCCACAAGTCATGGACGGACATCAAGGACGCCTCGGGCAAACCGGTCTGGAGCGGCAAGTAA
- the tpiA gene encoding triose-phosphate isomerase yields the protein MRKSFVAGNWKMHGSLASNLGLLNAVRSGTDAGGIDVALCVPYPYLAQARSVLGGSAVAWGVQDVSEHATGAYTGEVSATMLTDFGCIYAIVGHSERRSFYGDTDTVVAAKFSAALKAGVTPILCVGETLAEREADITAAVVTRQLNAVLAVAGIGALAHAVVAYEPVWAIGTGRTASPQQAQQVHALIRARIAQEDAGVAQGVRILYGGSVKPSNAQELFGQPDIDGGLIGGASLVAADFLAICAAA from the coding sequence ATGCGCAAATCCTTCGTCGCCGGCAACTGGAAAATGCATGGCAGCCTTGCCAGCAATCTGGGCCTGCTAAATGCAGTGCGCAGCGGCACGGACGCGGGTGGGATCGATGTGGCATTGTGCGTGCCCTATCCCTATCTGGCGCAGGCGCGCTCGGTACTGGGCGGCAGTGCCGTGGCATGGGGTGTGCAGGATGTCTCAGAACATGCGACCGGTGCTTATACCGGCGAGGTTAGCGCAACCATGCTGACAGACTTCGGCTGTATCTACGCTATCGTCGGTCATTCGGAACGGCGCTCGTTTTACGGCGATACCGATACCGTGGTGGCCGCCAAGTTTAGTGCAGCGCTAAAGGCGGGGGTGACCCCCATTTTGTGCGTCGGCGAGACACTGGCCGAGCGCGAGGCCGATATTACCGCCGCCGTGGTGACAAGACAGTTAAACGCGGTGCTCGCTGTTGCTGGTATCGGTGCATTGGCACATGCCGTGGTTGCGTACGAGCCGGTATGGGCGATTGGTACCGGCAGGACGGCAAGTCCGCAGCAGGCGCAGCAAGTACATGCCCTGATCCGGGCTCGCATCGCGCAGGAGGACGCGGGCGTGGCACAAGGGGTGCGGATTCTTTATGGCGGCAGCGTCAAGCCGTCCAACGCGCAGGAATTGTTCGGTCAGCCCGATATCGACGGTGGTTTGATCGGCGGCGCATCGCTGGTGGCGGCGGATTTTCTTGCCATTTGTGCAGCAGCATGA
- the pstA gene encoding phosphate ABC transporter permease PstA: MLMNLGRVRKFKNRLALTVSLLAMAFGLFWLAWILTTTIDLGLASFSLNLFTQMTPPPGSADGGLANAIAGSLILILLATLVGTPVGMMAGIYLAEYGKHTWLGHTTRFVNDLLLSAPSIIIGLFVYEIYVARVGHFSAMAGVMALALIVIPVVLRTTENMLQLVPNTVREAAFALGAPKWTVIGKITVRASLTGIMTGIMLAVARISGETAPLLFTSLSNQFWTLDMQKPMATLPVTIFKFAMSPFKEWQGLAWAGVFLITLGVLLLNILARVVFRKKHS, encoded by the coding sequence ATGTTGATGAACCTGGGGCGGGTGCGCAAGTTCAAAAATCGCTTGGCGTTGACTGTTTCGTTGTTGGCCATGGCATTTGGCCTGTTCTGGCTGGCATGGATTCTGACCACCACCATCGACCTGGGCCTGGCAAGCTTTTCCCTCAACTTGTTTACGCAAATGACGCCGCCACCCGGTTCTGCCGATGGCGGGCTGGCGAATGCCATTGCCGGCAGCCTGATCCTGATTTTGCTGGCCACGCTGGTAGGCACACCGGTCGGCATGATGGCCGGCATTTATCTGGCCGAGTATGGCAAGCACACTTGGCTGGGCCATACGACCCGCTTCGTCAATGACCTGTTGCTGTCGGCGCCGTCGATCATCATTGGTTTGTTTGTTTACGAAATTTATGTGGCCAGAGTGGGCCATTTCTCGGCCATGGCTGGCGTCATGGCCCTGGCCCTGATCGTAATTCCGGTGGTCCTGAGAACGACGGAAAACATGCTGCAATTGGTGCCCAATACCGTGCGCGAAGCGGCCTTCGCGCTCGGTGCGCCAAAATGGACGGTGATCGGCAAAATCACCGTGCGTGCCTCGCTGACCGGCATCATGACCGGGATCATGCTGGCAGTGGCCCGCATCTCGGGCGAAACGGCGCCGCTGCTGTTTACCTCGCTGTCCAATCAGTTCTGGACATTGGACATGCAAAAACCGATGGCGACGCTGCCGGTGACTATTTTCAAATTCGCCATGAGTCCCTTCAAGGAATGGCAGGGACTTGCCTGGGCGGGGGTATTTTTGATCACCCTTGGCGTTCTGCTATTGAATATTCTGGCCAGGGTCGTGTTCAGGAAAAAGCATTCATGA